A stretch of the Aspergillus puulaauensis MK2 DNA, chromosome 6, nearly complete sequence genome encodes the following:
- the DRE2 gene encoding electron carrier (BUSCO:EOG09265040;~COG:S;~EggNog:ENOG410PIMK;~InterPro:IPR031838,IPR007785;~PFAM:PF16803,PF05093;~go_component: GO:0005737 - cytoplasm [Evidence IEA];~go_function: GO:0051536 - iron-sulfur cluster binding [Evidence IEA];~go_process: GO:0016226 - iron-sulfur cluster assembly [Evidence IEA]): MAPSIVSIDTTPDFDMTPAPSKSVNAGNRTLLLAPPSIATQEDKLRALFTTYDRNTTDLQMLDRVSAGFVSLPSSTYDLVLVLTDTDGTRRSEALQLLKREVYAAVIPAMKGGGKLQTQDNFFGEAEEREAVLAGLVKSQSGFEKLDVSTGVAVPLKLGRKKKTAPAPTPAPAPAPAPVVQPPPIISSEDNDLNDDDDELIDEDTLLSADDLKRPIVQPPECRPKPGKRRRACKDCTCGLAAQMESEDKDRREAADKDLNVMKLESDDLNELDFTVQGKTGSCGSCALGDAFRCDGCPFIGLPAFKPGQEVQILNDVAQL, translated from the exons ATGGCTCCCTCTATTGTGAGCATCGATACAACGCCTGACTTCGACATGACGCCTGCTCCCTCAAAGTCGGTCAACGCTGGCAACCGCACACTGCTCCtcgctcctccatccatcgcCACCCAAGAGGATAAACTACGTGCGCTCTTCACAACCTACGACCGGAACACGACCGACCTGCAAATGCTCGACCGTGTCTCTGCCGGCTTTGTCTCCCTTCCTTCAAGCACATACGACCTCGTTCTCGTCCTCACAGACACAGATGGCACTCGCCGGTCCGAGGCCCTCCAACTGCTCAAGCGGGAGGTTTATGCGGCCGTTATCCCGGCTATGAAGGGTGGTGGCAAGCTACAGACTCAAGACAACTTCTTtggagaggcagaagagcGGGAGGCTGTCCTGGCCGGACTCGTGAAGTCACAGAGTGGATTCGAGAAGTTGGACGTGAGCACTGGTGTTGCAGTACCCTTGAAGCTggggcggaagaagaagacggctCCCGCCCCGACcccggctccggctccggctccggctccCGTTGTGCAGCCGCCTCCGATCATCAGTTCTGAGGATAACGACCtgaatgacgatgacgatgagctGATTGATGAGGATACTCTTCTGTCCGCGGATGATCTGAAGAGACCGATTGTACAAC CCCCAGAATGCCGACCAAAGCCCGGCAAGAGACGCCGCGCTTGCAAGGATTGCACTTGTGGTCTAGCCGCTCAGATGGAGTCCGAAGACAAGGACCGCCGTGAGGCAGCTGACAAGGACCTGAACGTCATGAAGCTCGAGTCGGACGACTTGAACGAACTAGACTTCACCGTGCAAGGGAAGACAGGCTCCTGCGGTAGCTGTGCACTTGGTGATGCGTTCAGATGTGACGGCTGCCCGTTCATTGGTCTTCCGGCGTTCAAGCCAGGCCAGGAGGTCCAGATCCTGAACGATGTTGCCCAGCTATGA
- a CDS encoding uncharacterized protein (COG:S;~EggNog:ENOG410Q2BB;~TransMembrane:1 (o53-72i)), with the protein MSAPQVVQSISSGPAGGYVRTQLATLRNRFLNTEKRKQRAALVSTSFAAHRPVWISAGGAAYTTAVAVFLTMKFMRRIPV; encoded by the exons ATGTCTGCTCCTCAAGTCGTCCAGAGCATTTCCAGCGGCCCTGCTGGTGGCTATGTCAGAACCCAGCTTGCCACTCTGAGGAACAGATTCCTCAATACTG agaagagaaagcagCGTGCAGCACTcgtctcaacctccttcgcCGCCCACCGTCCCGTCTGGATCTCGGCAGGAGGCGCAGCGTACACGACTGCAGTTGCAGTGTTCTTAACGATGAAATTCATGCGTCGGATACCAGTTTAA